From Daphnia pulicaria isolate SC F1-1A chromosome 4, SC_F0-13Bv2, whole genome shotgun sequence, one genomic window encodes:
- the LOC124337558 gene encoding uncharacterized protein LOC124337558 isoform X2, whose translation MEVQSITPYPYQAEKKPNLLVESAKLEVSRPESSPKNYEKQQEEHEEDKETHHHFGLDLELPHPDHYLPETVDFPSSPSAMMKYRVADDDELSQETEDHRPQHNDAVTDSEDEESLRAVIDPNNSVRLKKEEESSDSANVSDTEEYFEDFHLPMTHQNSMSTRRSFMRKIKAVDMRVPDADRIEGIVKSGQLNRHGSIRRKIVPQPQDFINDSLYSDQSESSPVKFTSTPNHTFAELDLANDTIFIPEQPEHDEYILMPYSNKEFDKETNLTPSAENPNVMSTEIAPLDDGTLLKIKDCLDAEKVKDIYTLGSTLQDLLSAAEVEEIISNSHRYSNVISQEILIALSESRTPDGFDPAANKNKTESGPEISPAVSSAPPDLIDSQDRNPDRGETTRIKKRLSAIDDTARACDDDSDDDINLNVISSIGEEENVFTDNVGRPDTTSKSESLLSSPIDGWDLSPDGIRTSGGLESPLNERMDNSRTKPDLIPETSVPEERDEERNWRSVVIMGLERKIDLKVIEPYKKVLSHGGYQGNDCQTAVIVFSACFLPDRSRVDYDYVMEHLFLYVLTTLDQLVAEDYVLIYFHGATPKTCIPRFSWVKNCYQMIDRRLRKNLKRLYLVHPTLWLKAAVLMCRPFISTKFSRKIVYIPNLPSLSAELPMDHVCIPDRVKQLEFSLMIQDIKRRKGLR comes from the exons ATGGAAGTTCAGTCCATCACACCATATCCCTATCAG GCAGAGAAGAAGCCGAACCTGCTAGTCGAGTCGGCCAAATTGGAAGTGTCTCGACCAGAATcaagtccgaaaaattacgAGAAACAACAAGAAGAGCACGAAGAAGACAAGGAAACCCACCATCATTTCGGGCTGGACTTGGAACTACCTCATCCGGATCATTACTTGCCAGAAACTG tGGATTTTCCCAGCAGTCCCAGCGCCATGATGAAATATCGGGTCGCCGACGATGACGAGTTGAGCCAAGAAACCGAAGATCACCGACCTCAGCACAATG ACGCAGTCACGGATTCAGAGGACGAAGAGTCTTTACGGGCTGTCATTGACCCTAACAATAGTGTGCgcttaaaaaaag AAGAAGAATCCTCCGACTCGGCCAATGTTAGCGACACTGAGGAATATTTCGAAGACTTCCACCTTCCCATGACACACCAGAATAGCATGTCTACTCGGCGGAGTTTCATGCGGAAAATCAAGGCAGTTGACATGCGCGTTCCCGATGCCGACAGAATTGAAGGGATCGTCAAATCTGGCCAGCTGAATCGACACGGCAGCATACGGCGGAAAATTGTTCCGCAACCGCAGGATTTCATCAACGATAGTCTTTATTCCGACCAATCCGAATCGAGCCCCGTCAAGTTCACTTCGACACCCAATCACACTTTCGCCGAATTAGACTTAGCCAACGACACGATATTCATTCCTGagcagccagagcacgacgaGTACATTTTAATGCCCTATTCCAACAAAGAGTTTGACAAAGAAACAAACCTCACGCCATCAGCTGAGAATCCGAATGTCATGTCGACGGAAATTGCGCCGCTAGACGATGGAACCCTCTTGAAAATCAAGGATTGTCTCGATGCTGAAAAAGTCAAAGACATTTACACGTTAGGATCGACGTTGCAAGATCTTCTGTCTGCTGCCGAAGTCGAAGAGATTATCAGTAATAGCCATCGTTACAGTAATGTCATTAGTCAAGAAATCCTGATTGCCTTGAGCGAAAGCAGAACACCCGATGGCTTCGATCCGGCTGCCAATAAGAACAAAACGGAATCGGGGCCTGAAATTTCTCCAGCAGTCAGTAGTGCACCTCCTGATTTGATCGACTCCCAAGAca GAAATCCTGACAGAGGTGAAACAACAAGGATCAAAAAACGATTATCTGCCATCGATGACACGGCCCGTGCGTGCGACGATGATTCAGACGATGACATTAATCTGAATGTCATCTCATCgattggagaagaagaaaatgttttcaccGATAACGTCGGCCGCCCAGACACAACATCCAAGTCTGAATCACTTCTCTCTTCACCAATCGATGGCTGGGATCTAAGCCCGGACGGCATCCGTACGTCCGGAGGATTAGAATCTCCCTTAAACGAAC GAATGGACAATTCTAGGACGAAGCCCGACTTGATTCCCGAGACGTCGGTGCCAGAAGAACGAGATGAAGAACGCAACTGGCGATCTGTAGTAATAATGGGCTTGGAACGCAAGATCGACTTGAAGGTTATCGAACCTTATAAAAAA GTACTTTCACACGGTGGTTACCAAGGCAACGATTGCCAGACGGCCGTTATTGTGTTTAGCGCTTGTTTCTTGCCAGATCGAAGTCGCGTCGATTACGATTACGTCATGGAGCACCTCTTCTT gtACGTGCTGACGACGCTCGATCAGCTTGTAGCAGAGGACTACGTCTTGATCTACTTTCACGGCGCCACCCCCAAAACTTGCATTCCACGATTCTCTTGGGTGAAAAACTGCTATCAAATGATTGATCGAAGGCTAAGAAAGAACCTTAAGCGACTCTATCTAGTCCATCCAACTCTTTGGCTCAAGGCAGCTGTGCTAATGTGTCGACCGTTTATCAG CACCAAGTTTAGCCGCAAGATCGTGTACATACCTAACTTACCGTCACTCTCCGCTGAATTGCCCATGGATCACGTCTGCATTCCCGACAGAGTCAAGCA GCTGGAGTTTTCTTTAATGATCCAAGACATCAAGCGGAGAAAGGGATTGCGGTAG
- the LOC124337562 gene encoding biogenesis of lysosome-related organelles complex 1 subunit 6-like: MVGEDDVSSNNAPINNLARALLENHEPKFVAAEDSLQDLTAKQDMLMGQVFRQTDRLSEAIKHTQVYEMVTQTKIYQNKLLSLQKEMADLSERSQKIKKRALKLQQSKQHEALLREQAKDRELEREKQLIARPAKRN; the protein is encoded by the exons ATGGTTGGTGAAGATGATGTGTCGTCAAACAACGCCCCCATCAATAATCTTGCTAGGGCACTCTTGGAAAACCATGAACCCAAGTTTGTAGCTGCAGAAGACAGTCTTCAAGATCTAAC AGCCAAACAAGACATGTTAATGGGACAGGTGTTCAGACAAACAGATCGTCTCAGTGAAGCTATTAAGCATACACAAGTTTATGAAATG gtTACCCAGACTAAAATTTATCAAAACAAACTCCTTAGTCTACAGAAAGAAATGGCTGATCTAAGTGAAAGATcccaaaagataaaa AAAAGAGCATTAAAGCTTCAACAGTCAAAACAACATGAAGCACTGTTGCGGGAGCAAGCTAAAGATCGCGAGTTGGAACGAGAAAAACAGTTAATAGCCAGGCCCGCTAAGAGAAATTAA
- the LOC124337560 gene encoding N-acetyl-D-glucosamine kinase-like, protein MSDSQDSLVIIGGIEGGGGHSVAVLFDSKGKKLIELQGPCTNHWLIGMDECQKRIHAMIQEGKEKVGLPLDLPLKALGLSLSGCEDEATNEELKQGFMKKFPSLSASYYVCSDTVGSIATASENGGLVIISGTGSNSFLLNPDGSTARCGGWGYLLGDEGSAFWVADQAIKIYIDEEDNRRPPPHDTAVMKKAILEHFNIADRFGLLEHCYTKFSKAVFAGLCAKLANGAHAGDPLCCHIFREAGRSLGEYVGALLPSISKDLLDEPNGLPIICVGAVWKSFSLMEGGFLEGVNTQPGPRKSSHSLERFTLLQLQTSLAVGAAYMGAKFAKIEFPRDYSLNSKVFFSKTI, encoded by the exons ATGTCTGACTCTCAAGATTCGCTGGTTATTATTGGAGGAATCGAAGG TGGAGGTGGCCATTCAGTTGCTGTGCTGTTTGACAGCAAAGGGAAAAAACTTATTGAACTGCAGGGACCTTGCACAAACCATTGG CTTATTGGAATGGATGAATGCCAAAAAAGGATCCATGCTATGATACAAGAAGGGAAAGAGAAAGTGGGATTACCTCTAGACTTGCCCTTGAAGGCCTTG GGACTTTCTCTGAGTGGATGTGAAGATGAAGCGACAAATGAAGAACTGAAACAAGGatttatgaaaaaatttcCTTCTTTAAGTGCCAGTTATTATGTTTGTAGTGACACAGTGGGATCCATTGCCACTGCAAGTGAAAATGGAGGTTTAGTGATTATTTCTGGAACTGGctcaaattcttttctcttgaatCCGGATGGATCGACAGCAAGATGTGGAGGATGGGGTTATCTCTTGGGAGATGAAGGAAGTG CTTTCTGGGTAGCGGATCAGGCAATAAAGATTTACATAGACGAAGAAGATAACAGGCGTCCTCCTCCTCATGACACTGCCGTCATGAAAAAGGCAATCTTGGAACATTTCAACATCGCCGATag ATTTGGATTACTGGAGCACTGCTACACGAAATTCAGCAAAGCCGTTTTCGCTGGGCTGTGTGCTAAACTCGCCAATGGCGCTCACGCTGGCGATCCTTTATGTTGTCACATTTTCCGTGAAGCTGGACGGTCTCTCGGAGAGTATGTCGGCGCGTTACTTCCATCGATCAGCAAA GACCTTCTTGACGAGCCCAATGGATTACCTATTATTTGCGTTGGAGCCGTTTGGAAGAGTTTTAGTTTGATGGAAGGAGGCTTTTTGGAGGGCGTGAATACGCAGCCAGGCCCCAGAAAGAGTTCGCATTCGCTTGAGCGTTTTACTTTGCTCCAGCTACAAACATCTTTGGCTGTTGGAGCTGCCTACATGGGCGCTAAATTTGCCAAAATTGAGTTTCCGCGTGACTATAGCCTTAATTCCAAAGTTTTCTTCTCAAAAACTATATAA
- the LOC124335984 gene encoding three-prime repair exonuclease 1-like, whose translation MSCDLDTPQTYNSLVFFDLETTGLPAYHCPKITELSFCAVERHQFLNGQPKAMPRVTNRLNLCIYPSRLVDPEATNKTKLDNYNLEHQSRFDEDVFNLIYSFLNRLKKPICLIAHNGYNFDFPILRSEIAKLGKELPGGIFCADSLIIFRKLQNNPSTIAIMDFACPTVMTNFADPLPVSNNVNPFQLINEKTPEKRKGNEQYGNRNGEPKCRKRLPFRLEDVYERVYGEKPPMSHEAEADVIALLLAAIATPVEFLNAIDSESIPLVSIKKCW comes from the exons ATGTCTTGTGATTTGGATACCCCACAAACATACAACAGTCTTGTGTTTTTCGATCTTGAAACCACAGGGCTTCCTGCATATCAttgtccaaaaataacagAACTATCTTTTTGTGCTGTTGAGAGACACCAATTTCTTAATGGCCAACCCAAAGCGATGCCACGTGTCACAAATCGTTTGAACCTTTGTATTTACCCCTCCAGACTTGTTGATCCAGAGGccaccaacaaaacaaaacttgaCAACTACAACTTGGAACATCAAAGCAGATTTGACGAAGATGTTTTCAATCTTATCTACAGTTTCCTGAACAGGCTAAAGAAACCAATCTGTCTGATTGCTCATAATGGatataattttgattttcctatTCTCAGGTCTGAAATAGCAAAATTGGGAAAG GAATTACCCGGAGGAATCTTTTGTGCCGATTCATTAATAATCTTTcgaaaattacaaaataaccCTTCAACAATCGCCATCATGGACTTCGCGTGCCCAACAGTTATGACGAATTTCGCTGATCCCCTTCCTGTGTCAAACAATGTTAACCCCTTTCAACTTATAAATGAGAAAACGCCCGAAAAGAGGAAAGGCAATGAACAATATGGAAACAGAAATGGCGAACCGAAATGCAGGAAACGATTACCATTTCGATTAGAGGACGTGTACGAAAGAGTTTATGGCGAAAAGCCTCCAATGTCACACGAAGCTGAGGCTGATGTTATTGCGCTTCTTTTGGCAGCCATAGCAACTCCtgtagaatttttaaatgcaatcGACTCTGAGTCCATTCCGCTCGTTAGTATCAAAAAGTGCTGGTAA
- the LOC124337558 gene encoding uncharacterized protein LOC124337558 isoform X1 — translation MEVQSITPYPYQQAEKKPNLLVESAKLEVSRPESSPKNYEKQQEEHEEDKETHHHFGLDLELPHPDHYLPETVDFPSSPSAMMKYRVADDDELSQETEDHRPQHNDAVTDSEDEESLRAVIDPNNSVRLKKEEESSDSANVSDTEEYFEDFHLPMTHQNSMSTRRSFMRKIKAVDMRVPDADRIEGIVKSGQLNRHGSIRRKIVPQPQDFINDSLYSDQSESSPVKFTSTPNHTFAELDLANDTIFIPEQPEHDEYILMPYSNKEFDKETNLTPSAENPNVMSTEIAPLDDGTLLKIKDCLDAEKVKDIYTLGSTLQDLLSAAEVEEIISNSHRYSNVISQEILIALSESRTPDGFDPAANKNKTESGPEISPAVSSAPPDLIDSQDRNPDRGETTRIKKRLSAIDDTARACDDDSDDDINLNVISSIGEEENVFTDNVGRPDTTSKSESLLSSPIDGWDLSPDGIRTSGGLESPLNERMDNSRTKPDLIPETSVPEERDEERNWRSVVIMGLERKIDLKVIEPYKKVLSHGGYQGNDCQTAVIVFSACFLPDRSRVDYDYVMEHLFLYVLTTLDQLVAEDYVLIYFHGATPKTCIPRFSWVKNCYQMIDRRLRKNLKRLYLVHPTLWLKAAVLMCRPFISTKFSRKIVYIPNLPSLSAELPMDHVCIPDRVKQLEFSLMIQDIKRRKGLR, via the exons ATGGAAGTTCAGTCCATCACACCATATCCCTATCAG CAGGCAGAGAAGAAGCCGAACCTGCTAGTCGAGTCGGCCAAATTGGAAGTGTCTCGACCAGAATcaagtccgaaaaattacgAGAAACAACAAGAAGAGCACGAAGAAGACAAGGAAACCCACCATCATTTCGGGCTGGACTTGGAACTACCTCATCCGGATCATTACTTGCCAGAAACTG tGGATTTTCCCAGCAGTCCCAGCGCCATGATGAAATATCGGGTCGCCGACGATGACGAGTTGAGCCAAGAAACCGAAGATCACCGACCTCAGCACAATG ACGCAGTCACGGATTCAGAGGACGAAGAGTCTTTACGGGCTGTCATTGACCCTAACAATAGTGTGCgcttaaaaaaag AAGAAGAATCCTCCGACTCGGCCAATGTTAGCGACACTGAGGAATATTTCGAAGACTTCCACCTTCCCATGACACACCAGAATAGCATGTCTACTCGGCGGAGTTTCATGCGGAAAATCAAGGCAGTTGACATGCGCGTTCCCGATGCCGACAGAATTGAAGGGATCGTCAAATCTGGCCAGCTGAATCGACACGGCAGCATACGGCGGAAAATTGTTCCGCAACCGCAGGATTTCATCAACGATAGTCTTTATTCCGACCAATCCGAATCGAGCCCCGTCAAGTTCACTTCGACACCCAATCACACTTTCGCCGAATTAGACTTAGCCAACGACACGATATTCATTCCTGagcagccagagcacgacgaGTACATTTTAATGCCCTATTCCAACAAAGAGTTTGACAAAGAAACAAACCTCACGCCATCAGCTGAGAATCCGAATGTCATGTCGACGGAAATTGCGCCGCTAGACGATGGAACCCTCTTGAAAATCAAGGATTGTCTCGATGCTGAAAAAGTCAAAGACATTTACACGTTAGGATCGACGTTGCAAGATCTTCTGTCTGCTGCCGAAGTCGAAGAGATTATCAGTAATAGCCATCGTTACAGTAATGTCATTAGTCAAGAAATCCTGATTGCCTTGAGCGAAAGCAGAACACCCGATGGCTTCGATCCGGCTGCCAATAAGAACAAAACGGAATCGGGGCCTGAAATTTCTCCAGCAGTCAGTAGTGCACCTCCTGATTTGATCGACTCCCAAGAca GAAATCCTGACAGAGGTGAAACAACAAGGATCAAAAAACGATTATCTGCCATCGATGACACGGCCCGTGCGTGCGACGATGATTCAGACGATGACATTAATCTGAATGTCATCTCATCgattggagaagaagaaaatgttttcaccGATAACGTCGGCCGCCCAGACACAACATCCAAGTCTGAATCACTTCTCTCTTCACCAATCGATGGCTGGGATCTAAGCCCGGACGGCATCCGTACGTCCGGAGGATTAGAATCTCCCTTAAACGAAC GAATGGACAATTCTAGGACGAAGCCCGACTTGATTCCCGAGACGTCGGTGCCAGAAGAACGAGATGAAGAACGCAACTGGCGATCTGTAGTAATAATGGGCTTGGAACGCAAGATCGACTTGAAGGTTATCGAACCTTATAAAAAA GTACTTTCACACGGTGGTTACCAAGGCAACGATTGCCAGACGGCCGTTATTGTGTTTAGCGCTTGTTTCTTGCCAGATCGAAGTCGCGTCGATTACGATTACGTCATGGAGCACCTCTTCTT gtACGTGCTGACGACGCTCGATCAGCTTGTAGCAGAGGACTACGTCTTGATCTACTTTCACGGCGCCACCCCCAAAACTTGCATTCCACGATTCTCTTGGGTGAAAAACTGCTATCAAATGATTGATCGAAGGCTAAGAAAGAACCTTAAGCGACTCTATCTAGTCCATCCAACTCTTTGGCTCAAGGCAGCTGTGCTAATGTGTCGACCGTTTATCAG CACCAAGTTTAGCCGCAAGATCGTGTACATACCTAACTTACCGTCACTCTCCGCTGAATTGCCCATGGATCACGTCTGCATTCCCGACAGAGTCAAGCA GCTGGAGTTTTCTTTAATGATCCAAGACATCAAGCGGAGAAAGGGATTGCGGTAG
- the LOC124337558 gene encoding uncharacterized protein LOC124337558 isoform X3, which translates to MEVQSITPYPYQQAEKKPNLLVESAKLEVSRPESSPKNYEKQQEEHEEDKETHHHFGLDLELPHPDHYLPETVDFPSSPSAMMKYRVADDDELSQETEDHRPQHNDAVTDSEDEESLRAVIDPNNSVRLKKEEESSDSANVSDTEEYFEDFHLPMTHQNSMSTRRSFMRKIKAVDMRVPDADRIEGIVKSGQLNRHGSIRRKIVPQPQDFINDSLYSDQSESSPVKFTSTPNHTFAELDLANDTIFIPEQPEHDEYILMPYSNKEFDKETNLTPSAENPNVMSTEIAPLDDGTLLKIKDCLDAEKVKDIYTLGSTLQDLLSAAEVEEIISNSHRYSNVISQEILIALSESRTPDGFDPAANKNKTESGPEISPAVSSAPPDLIDSQDRNPDRGETTRIKKRLSAIDDTARACDDDSDDDINLNVISSIGEEENVFTDNVGRPDTTSKSESLLSSPIDGWDLSPDGIRTSGGLESPLNERMDNSRTKPDLIPETSVPEERDEERNWRSVVIMGLERKIDLKVIEPYKKVLSHGGYQGNDCQTAVIVFSACFLPDRSRVDYDYVMEHLFLYVLTTLDQLVAEDYVLIYFHGATPKTCIPRFSWVKNCYQMIDRRLRKNLKRLYLVHPTLWLKAAVLMCRPFISTKFSRKIVYIPNLPSLSAELPMDHVCIPDRVKQYDMLKESLGNG; encoded by the exons ATGGAAGTTCAGTCCATCACACCATATCCCTATCAG CAGGCAGAGAAGAAGCCGAACCTGCTAGTCGAGTCGGCCAAATTGGAAGTGTCTCGACCAGAATcaagtccgaaaaattacgAGAAACAACAAGAAGAGCACGAAGAAGACAAGGAAACCCACCATCATTTCGGGCTGGACTTGGAACTACCTCATCCGGATCATTACTTGCCAGAAACTG tGGATTTTCCCAGCAGTCCCAGCGCCATGATGAAATATCGGGTCGCCGACGATGACGAGTTGAGCCAAGAAACCGAAGATCACCGACCTCAGCACAATG ACGCAGTCACGGATTCAGAGGACGAAGAGTCTTTACGGGCTGTCATTGACCCTAACAATAGTGTGCgcttaaaaaaag AAGAAGAATCCTCCGACTCGGCCAATGTTAGCGACACTGAGGAATATTTCGAAGACTTCCACCTTCCCATGACACACCAGAATAGCATGTCTACTCGGCGGAGTTTCATGCGGAAAATCAAGGCAGTTGACATGCGCGTTCCCGATGCCGACAGAATTGAAGGGATCGTCAAATCTGGCCAGCTGAATCGACACGGCAGCATACGGCGGAAAATTGTTCCGCAACCGCAGGATTTCATCAACGATAGTCTTTATTCCGACCAATCCGAATCGAGCCCCGTCAAGTTCACTTCGACACCCAATCACACTTTCGCCGAATTAGACTTAGCCAACGACACGATATTCATTCCTGagcagccagagcacgacgaGTACATTTTAATGCCCTATTCCAACAAAGAGTTTGACAAAGAAACAAACCTCACGCCATCAGCTGAGAATCCGAATGTCATGTCGACGGAAATTGCGCCGCTAGACGATGGAACCCTCTTGAAAATCAAGGATTGTCTCGATGCTGAAAAAGTCAAAGACATTTACACGTTAGGATCGACGTTGCAAGATCTTCTGTCTGCTGCCGAAGTCGAAGAGATTATCAGTAATAGCCATCGTTACAGTAATGTCATTAGTCAAGAAATCCTGATTGCCTTGAGCGAAAGCAGAACACCCGATGGCTTCGATCCGGCTGCCAATAAGAACAAAACGGAATCGGGGCCTGAAATTTCTCCAGCAGTCAGTAGTGCACCTCCTGATTTGATCGACTCCCAAGAca GAAATCCTGACAGAGGTGAAACAACAAGGATCAAAAAACGATTATCTGCCATCGATGACACGGCCCGTGCGTGCGACGATGATTCAGACGATGACATTAATCTGAATGTCATCTCATCgattggagaagaagaaaatgttttcaccGATAACGTCGGCCGCCCAGACACAACATCCAAGTCTGAATCACTTCTCTCTTCACCAATCGATGGCTGGGATCTAAGCCCGGACGGCATCCGTACGTCCGGAGGATTAGAATCTCCCTTAAACGAAC GAATGGACAATTCTAGGACGAAGCCCGACTTGATTCCCGAGACGTCGGTGCCAGAAGAACGAGATGAAGAACGCAACTGGCGATCTGTAGTAATAATGGGCTTGGAACGCAAGATCGACTTGAAGGTTATCGAACCTTATAAAAAA GTACTTTCACACGGTGGTTACCAAGGCAACGATTGCCAGACGGCCGTTATTGTGTTTAGCGCTTGTTTCTTGCCAGATCGAAGTCGCGTCGATTACGATTACGTCATGGAGCACCTCTTCTT gtACGTGCTGACGACGCTCGATCAGCTTGTAGCAGAGGACTACGTCTTGATCTACTTTCACGGCGCCACCCCCAAAACTTGCATTCCACGATTCTCTTGGGTGAAAAACTGCTATCAAATGATTGATCGAAGGCTAAGAAAGAACCTTAAGCGACTCTATCTAGTCCATCCAACTCTTTGGCTCAAGGCAGCTGTGCTAATGTGTCGACCGTTTATCAG CACCAAGTTTAGCCGCAAGATCGTGTACATACCTAACTTACCGTCACTCTCCGCTGAATTGCCCATGGATCACGTCTGCATTCCCGACAGAGTCAAGCA GTACGACATGCTGAAAGAGAGTTTAGGCAATGGATAA
- the LOC124337559 gene encoding exopolyphosphatase PRUNE1-like has product MENFLRKSKAKLSEIESLDSVCIILGNESCDLDSAVCALIFAYFLEQQKKFASVHLPVLNVAKEEFILKTEVVYFLKRFNISSELLIFRDEICFKSLQQNRKLKLVLVDHNILPNSDFFLDSSVVQIVDHHKQEHPFSENIDMLIETVGSCSTLISSLIFESAPEILDTISASLLLGAIVVDVANFSPTAKRATAKDEEIFNKLLKLVPNISKDILYRELQCAKEDVSNLTFEQLCQKDRKIIEIGGIILPVCGFPFLCSTLLAKHSDLASKLQGFCSVLNCHGTVLMGISIDEETDIVKRDLVVYSHLAWLKNRLCRELEKADDPHLDLHVVKSNAEYVYYNQGNTTATRKAILPMLKNILSKPESTNSTFSQRGERSLSISNVDGSPEDSSSNSGIDTPTNSCNGDDEEVQHSSAAVKLSEFHAGDVFASKESKKYLSFRQQGGELQRGERDPLTPENSFAESHFDQSYRKFVLNHMDSDAIMEKLRKENFFREADE; this is encoded by the exons atggaaaattttcttagaaaatcaaaagccAAATTG TCTGAAATTGAATCACTTGATAGTGTTTGCATCATTCTTGGGAATGAATCCTGTGATTTAGACTCAGCAGTCTGTGCCTTAATTTTTGCATACTTTTTGGAACAACAGAAAAAGTTTGCTTCTGTTCACCTTCCTGTTCTCAACGTAGCTAAAGAAGAATTCATCCTGAAGACTGAAGTTGTTTATTTCCTAAAAAG GTTTAACATTTCGTCTGAGCTGCTCATATTTCG AGATGAAATCTGCTTCAAGTCATTGCAACAAAATAGAAAGTTGAAACTTGTTTTG GTGGATCACAATATTTTGCCAAATTCAGATTTCTTCCTAGATTCATCAGTTGTTCAAATAGTTGATCACCACAAACAAGAACATCCCTTTTCAGAGAATATTGACATGCTGATTGAAACTGTTGGTTCTTGCAGTACTCTGATAAGTTCACTTATTTTTGAAAGTGCACCAGAAATTTTAGATACCATTTCTGCTTCACTTCTACTTG GGGCTATTGTAGTAGATGTGGCAAATTTTTCTCCAACTGCTAAAAGGGCCACTGCTAAAGATGAAGAAATCtttaataaattattgaaaCTGGTACCAAACATATCCAAAGACATCCTATATAGGGAGCTTCAGTGCGCAAAGGAAGACGTTTCCAATCTCACATTTGAACAATTGTGCCAAAAAGACCGAAAAATCATCGAAATTGGTGGCATTATCCTTCCCGTTTGTGGATTTCCATTCCTTTGCTCTACATTGCTCGCAAAACATTCAGATCTTGCTAGCAAGCTGCAGGGTTTTTGTTCAGTTTTGAACTGTCATGGAACAGTGTTGATGGGCATTTCGATAGATGAAGAAACCGACATCGTTAAGCGCGATCTTGTTGTGTATTCACACCTTGCATGGTTGAAAAATAGg ttaTGCCGGGAACTAGAAAAGGCCGATGATCCCCATTTAGATCTTCATGTCGTTAAATCTAATGCCGAATATGTTTACTACAATCAAGGAAACACTACAGCAACTCGTAAAGCTATTCTTCCcatgttgaaaaatattttgtcgaAACCGGAGTCGACAAATAGTACATTTTCTCAACGTGGGGAAAGAAGCCTAAGTATCTCTAATGTG GATGGAAGTCCCGAGGACAGCTCATCTAATTCAGGAATTGACACCCCAACTAACAGTTGTAATGGCGATGATGAAGAAGTTCAACATTCATCAGCGGCTGTGAAGTTGTCAGAGTTTCATGCTGGGGACGTGTTTGCAAGCAAGGAGTCAAAGAAGTATTTGTCATTTCGCCAACAGGGCGGTGAACTTCAAAGGGGAGAAAGAGATCCTCTTACTCCCGAAAATAGTTTTGCCGAAAGTCACTTCGATCAATCGTACCGAAAGTTTGTGCTCAATCATATGGATTCTGATGCTATCATGGAAAAACTTCGCAAAGAGAATTTCTTTCGAGAAGCGGAcgaatga